The proteins below come from a single Triticum aestivum cultivar Chinese Spring chromosome 5D, IWGSC CS RefSeq v2.1, whole genome shotgun sequence genomic window:
- the LOC123124117 gene encoding importin subunit beta-1, whose product MDNITHILKDAQDPDDNVRLEAEAKLKQLEERNRPNFLLCLSAELSREASPPECRCLAGTILKNSVEGKYSEHNSILIKQWISLDPRIKTEIKESLLMTLGSSAPQARHASSQIIGRLAYIEIPSRGWQDLIGRLLGNMAQQGASPPPKQAILEALEYVFEEETLRFDKDTIDGVLDAVIRATSFQVRLVAVKALRNVHKFANFANDDDCRNRIMTAICDAAKSDEAAEVKHAGFGCLAAIASNYYMELEPYMEPYSALQLRLWTWKEFVEGNIKVADWRSRKTAISVLGVILEGPSIKKLAPGWLVDGRDGRLTHGALDKRLFTNEDFPRVMAALSKSGKDVPQVSKEVYGAIYFLARGYDQSISSEVDLSKKKISSELSPFLTGVIDALLSASELDKKTPLGLPASASAYGTLIEAVRVINIWDLEAVLAIIVLMHRIMRRLNTALDAKAISSDDKTNKHNLQALSCDVLHAIIEKLGNSLHADKVRESAPFMCLQFCRVLTCDCSTARDKAALAIGALARAVGPKFLDCMPIFLQYYSVKLFYPIYLEVICTIFHALGDEILPCCDYMMGVLYKGLSQPKLKPQILACFGEIALAIGKIFEDKYLQAVRKKLKEAANPRYYANVFDEDKVDYGIQLRQGICKAYSGILRGIKDPKSGLKVAADLVEFIEAVSKDQKRGGRVTYAAVDAWAQFGLTVESWKKGLISDLQR is encoded by the exons ATGGATAATATCACCCATATTCTAAAAGATGCTCAGGATCCGGATGACAACGTAAGGTTAGAAGCAGAAGCCAAACTCAAGCAGCTCGAGGAGCGTAATCGTCCCAACTTCCTCCTATGCTTATCAGCAGAGCTCTCGAGGGAGGCAAGTCCACCCGAGTGCAGATGCCTCGCTGGGACTATCCTTAAGAATTCAGTTGAAGGAAAGTATTCTGAACATAACAGCATACTCATCAAACAATGGATCAGCCTGGATCCACGCATCAAAACTGAGATTAAGGAGTCATTGCTGATGACACTAGGATCTTCGGCTCCTCAGGCAAGGCACGCATCATCACAGATTATTGGCAGGCTTGCATACATTGAGATACCCTCCCGGGGATGGCAGGACCTCATTGGCAGATTGCTGGGCAACATGGCACAGCAGGGCGCATCTCCTCCACCAAAGCAAGCAATTCTAGAGGCGCTGGAGTATGTGTTTGAGGAGGAGACCTTGAGGTTCGACAAGGATACAATTGATGGTGTTCTGGACGCCGTCATCCGTGCGACGAGTTTTCAAGTCCGTCTTGTGGCGGTTAAAGCTCTACGGAATGTTCACAAGTTTGCTAACTTTGCAAATGATGATGATTGCAGAAATCGTATAATGACTGCAATCTGTGATGCAGCTAAATCCGATGAAGCAGCGGAGGTCAAGCATGCAGGATTCGGCTGCCTTGCTGCGATTGCATCCAACTATTATATGGAGTTAGAACCTTACATGGAACCATACTCAGCCTTACAACTCAGGCTTTGGACTTGGAAGGAG TTTGTCGAGGGTAACATCAAAGTGGCAGATTGGCGGAGTCGCAAGACAGCTATTTCTGTACTAGGCGTTATCCTTGAAGGGCCCTCTATTAAGAAACTCGCTCCTGGTTGGTTGGTTGATGGACGGGATGGAAGACTCACACATGGAG CTCTTGATAAAAGACTTTTCACAAATGAAGACTTTCCTCGCGTCATGGCTGCGTTGTCAAAGAGTGGTAAAGATGTTCCACAAGTGTCCAAGGAGGTCTATGGAGCTATATATTTTCTTGCCCGAGGTTATGATCAGTCAATCTCATCTGAGGTAGACCTTTCAAAAAAGAAAATCTCATCTGAGCTTTCACCTTTTCTTACTGGTGTTATCGATGCTCTCCTTTCTGCTTCGGAACTTGATAAGAAGACCCCTTTGGGGCTTCCAGCATCTGCATCTGCTTATGGCACATTGATTGAGGCTGTGAGAGTAATCAACATATGGGATTTGGAAGCTGTACTAGCTATTATAGTTTTAATGCATCGTATCATGAGAAGATTAAACACCGCGCTTGATGCCAAGGCAATTTCATCAGATGACAAGACTAACAAGCACAATCTTCAGGCGTTGTCGTGTGATGTACTGCACGCCATAATCGAGAAACTCGGCAATTCACTTCACGCGGACAAGGTTAGGGAGTCTGCTCCGTTTATGTGTCTTCAGTTTTGCCGTGTCCTGACCTGCGACTGCTCTACTGCACGTGATAAAGCAGCACTCGCCATTGGTGCTCTCGCTCGTGCCGTCGGTCCAAAGTTTCTGGATTGCATGCCAATATTTTTGCAGTATTACAGTGTGAAGCTATTCTACCCAATCTATTTAGAGGTGATTTGCACTATCTTTCATGCCTTGGGAGATGAAATCCTGCCATGCTGTGATTATATGATGGGTGTTCTTTACAAAGGTCTCTCACAACCCAAGCTTAAACCTCAAATTTTGGCATGTTTTGGGGAGATCGCTCTTGCTATTGGCAAGATTTTTGAGGACAAGTACCTGCAGGCTGTTAGGAAAAAGCTGAAAGAAGCTGCTAACCCAAGATATTATGCCAATGTTTTTGATGAGGATAAGGTCGATTACGGTATCCAGCTTAGACAGGGAATATGCAAGGCTTACTCTGGCATACTGCGGGGTATAAAGGACCCAAAATCTGGGTTGAAGGTAGCAGCGGATCTAGTTGAGTTCATTGAAGCAGTCTCCAAGGACCAGAAGAG gGGTGGAAGGGTGACATACGCTGCAGTTGATGCGTGGGCTCAGTTTGGTTTGACGGTGGAGTCATGGAAAAAGGGACTTATTTCGGATTTACAGAGGTAG